Below is a window of Sporosarcina ureae DNA.
ACCCTGAACGTTTCATCGTTTCTGAAATGATCCGAGAAAAAGTATTGCATACGACACGCGAAGAAATACCACACTCCATTGCGGTAGCGATTGAGAGTATGGAACAAGACCCGGAAACACATAAAATGCATATTCGTGCGACCATTATCGTTGAGCGTGATTCGCAAAAAGGAATTGTCATCGGTAAAGGCGGCAAGTTGTTAAAGGAAGTCGGCGTGAAAGCGAGAAAAGACATTGAAATGTTACTCGGTGAGAAAGTCTATTTAGAGCTATGGGTAAAAGTCCAAAAAGACTGGCGTAATCGTCCAAGTCGTTTGAAAGAATTCGGATTTAACGAAGAAGACTATTAAGCTGTCTTTCTTGTTGAAGGAGAGAGCGCGTTGCTGAATAAATTGGAAGGCTTTATTATCAAAAGTATCCCTTACGGGGAATCCAATAAAATTGTAACGATTTATACGAAAGAAGCAGGGAAAATTACGACTATGGCTAGAGGTGCGAAAAAACCGGCAAGTCGTTTGGCTGCCATTACGCAAACCTTTACTCACGGCTATTTTCTTGTCCGTGCAAGCCGAGGCATGGGGTCGCTTGAACAAGGTGAGCTGATCAGCAGTGTTCGTCATATTCGCTCAGATCTAGAGACGACGGCATATGCGGGTTTAATTGTAGAATTACTCGATCGCTTAACGGAAGCAGAACAGCCGAATGCTAGTATATTCCGTCTGCTTGACGAATCGTTTAATGCGATGGAAGAAGGCTATGATGCAGAAGCGATTTCACTGTTTGTTCAGTGGAAAATGTTGCCGGTAGCAGGTATACATCCTATTCTCCACGAATGTGCAAACTGTGGGGAAACTGAAGGGGAATTCGCTTTTTCTTTCCAACAAATCGGTTTCCTCTGTCATCGCTGTTTTAACGTCGATCCGTACATCATTCGTCTGTCACCTACTCAGATCAAGTTGATTCGCATGTTTTATAATGTACCCCTTGATCAGATTGGTAAGTTAACGTTGAAAAAAACGACGAAGACCTTTATGGCGAAGCTTATTTCAACGATATATCAGGAACAAACAGGGATCTTTTTGAAATCTAGAAAGTTCATTGAACAACTCGAACGTACACCTGAATTGCAGAAAGCGAAAG
It encodes the following:
- the recO gene encoding DNA repair protein RecO — encoded protein: MLNKLEGFIIKSIPYGESNKIVTIYTKEAGKITTMARGAKKPASRLAAITQTFTHGYFLVRASRGMGSLEQGELISSVRHIRSDLETTAYAGLIVELLDRLTEAEQPNASIFRLLDESFNAMEEGYDAEAISLFVQWKMLPVAGIHPILHECANCGETEGEFAFSFQQIGFLCHRCFNVDPYIIRLSPTQIKLIRMFYNVPLDQIGKLTLKKTTKTFMAKLISTIYQEQTGIFLKSRKFIEQLERTPELQKAKEQPKESPEEEG